From a region of the Rhipicephalus microplus isolate Deutch F79 chromosome X, USDA_Rmic, whole genome shotgun sequence genome:
- the LOC142775549 gene encoding uncharacterized protein LOC142775549 → MTLPHLWLANPSLWFIQVENKFRIHRITSEVHKRELLVEALPPQAMPEIRDILVGPPGDTPYTTVNQALLHRLVPPKLRRIQQLLCNEELGDRRPTHFLRHLQHQLGDQLDGSKISILRELFLQRLPPTMRMALVPAQDKPLSELAEMADDMMDVAPAVINTAHTSPNSEADSLQETVKDLAPEVTHLRLQLLSIRNLDDQPCPHRPSLPSAAPQRPLHQPEHYFSPQNTCYYHRRFHTAARRFVPPCSWNMGNAPADHQ, encoded by the coding sequence ATGACGCTACCACACCTGTGGCTTGCCAATCCCTCCTTATGGTTCATTCAAGTCGAGAACAAGTtccgcattcatcgcatcacgtcaGAAGTTCACAAGCGTGAGCTCCTCGTTGAAGCGTTGCCGCCACAGGCAATGCCCGAAATACGTGACATCCTCGTTGGCCCGCCTGGTGACACTCCATATACGACAGTCAATCaggctcttcttcaccgactAGTTCCGCCTAAGCTTCGGCGCATTCAGCAACTTCTGTGCAACGAAGAGCTCGGAGACCGCCGTCCCACACATTTTCTACGTCACCTGCAGCACCAGCTTGGGGACCAGCTGGACGGCTCGAAAATATCCATACTACGTGAGTTGTTTCTACAGCGTCTTCCACCTACCATGCGAATGGCTCTTGTCCCAGCTCAGGATAAGCCGCTGTcggagctggcagaaatggccgatgacatgATGGACGTTGCTCCAGCAGTCATAAATACTGCCCACACCTCTCCGAATTCCGAAGCAGATTCCCTTCAAGAAACGGTAAAAGATCTCGCACCTGAAGTCACCCACTTGCGTCTGCAATTGCTGAGCATTCGCAACTTGGATGACCAGCCTTGTCCACATCGACCATCTCTCCCGTCGGCTGCTCCCCAACGACCCCTCCACCAGCCCGAGCACTACTTTTCACCGCAGAACACGTGCTATTATCACCGGCGTTTTCATACCGCGGCTCGCAgatttgtgccaccttgctcatggaacatgggaaacgctccggccgatCATCAATAA